The DNA region gtgtgtgtgtgtgtgtgtgtgtgtgtgtgtgtgtgtgtgtgtgtgtgttttatacattttttttgtttccgtTCGTTTTTGTCATCAGGTGTGGGAAACTCGATCTGAGCTCACCCAAGCGGTCCATAACAGCCCCTGAACTAGAGCTAGGACTTAGGCCAGGCCAGCCTAGTCCCCTTAGGGCCTCAGGCCCTTCGGGCCGTGTCAGGATAGCCTGAGAAGTTGTTCGTGCCGGGCCGAGCTGGCCCAAGTCACCTCCAACTAGGCCCAAGCTTGGTACGAAGGCACAACATGCCTCATCAAGCCGGGCTGGCACGGGCCCTAACACCGTTATTGGCTGAGGTGAGGTGGACGCCGGCAAGCGCGGCGATAGCGAGGAGTAGCGCAGGCCTAAGTCCCAGCTCTACCAGACACCACAAGAACTCAGCGCGACACTGGCAGGCATGGGAGAAACGGCCCCGGCTCTGACTAAGGTGAGGATGGCTCTGTTGATGATGTGGCGGATGTGGTTGTCGGTGCTCGTGGCGAGGTACCTCACCGATGCCACACGTCATACTGACGACACAATTAATCGCCGCTTGCTCACCGTCCTCGACCTAGGTGTCGCGACATCCGCAGCCCCACGCAACAGTGTGGCCACACGGGACATCGCCATCGACCCGGCGCTCCCCCTTCGTGCACGCCTCTTCTATCATTGCCCCACAGAGGGCCCGGTCCCGGTCATCGTGTTCTGCCATAGCGGCGAGTTCCGTACCTCAATGCGGCCTCCCTCGGGTACTACGCCGCATGCTGACGCATTGCCACCGTGCTCTTTGTCGACTACCGCCGCTCTCCCTAGCACCGGTTCCTGACAACCTATGACGATGGCCTCGTAGTGCTTCACTTTCCTTAATGATCCCAAGAACCACCTTGTTCTGCTCGACGCCTCCAACTACTTCATCGACAGGGACAACGCGGAGAGCAACATTGCCCACCACGTCGCCCGCCGCTACGTGCTCCCCCCTCCTCCTTCACCCACTTCCACCTCGCGGGTCTCATCGCCATCCAACCCTTCTTCGGTGGTGACGAGCGGACCCCTTTGAGCTACATCTCGACGGCGTGCACATCGTCTCCGTCTCGTGTGGGAGAGTGTGTACTAGTACTACTACTTGTGTGTGTGAGGAACAAAAAAGGATAAGGAGGAGGATAGACGGGAGATATTTTTCTGTGTACATGTACTATGTGTTCCACTGTATGCTGGCGCCTGATAAGGGTTGTAGTACATGGGCCGTGACCAAAGCCCCATATGAGCTGAGCAAAATGGCCCAAGGAGCGCATGTTTAGCACTCAGGCTATTTTCTTGTCGAGCTGACCCAGATACAACCCAATTTTCATGTTCAACTAAACTACCTATCGTACCTCATATCAATACCTGATCCGACCCACCTATGCTCGTGCTGTGTTGTATTTAGACTAGATCGGATCATGTCATGCTTGAGCCGGAAAAAAACAACACTGCCCTAAGTCCTTACCCCGAACACACCCCATTGGCCACTCCTTAGTCCTTGCCCAGTTGCCCTCCTCCAGCGAGTGGATAATGCGACGGCGACCGAAATACTCCAGTCCCATGGATTAGCCAGAATTGAGAGGCCAGCAAAGCAAGCCAGCAGTGCTACTACCTGTACCAGTACCACCTGCTCCCCTCCCCTTGCCTTAATAAATGTGCGACTCCGTACGCTGCAACGAAGCGGATGAAGATTCTGGCAATTGCCTGGTCCAGCTTCGTCACAGTCACAGTCACAGCATTGAAAAAGACCCACACCCGTCCGGCGCACCAACATTTCACGTGTCCGCTCCGCCATCACCAGCCAGAGGCGAGCGAGTTAACCGGAATCGCCgccaaccaatccattcccgCCAGCAGCACCACCCACACCCCCGAACCCCCCTCCAGAAGGAGATCACTGTAGCATAACCGCTGACACGTAAACTAAACTATTAGTAGACCTAGTGTAACAGCAACGAACGTGCTAATAAACACCAATTTTTGAAGGTGTTTACTTAGAAAGTAGGTTGGATGAGATGTCTATTTaagaggaatatttttttatgttggaTAAATTTATCTAATGAAATTAGGTGAAGCCATTCACAATCTGAATAAACTTTATCTCTACTGATATATCATATTCTAATTAGTTAAAGTAAATATACTTTTTTTATTAACATATTTATCTTCTAAATCATTTATCAGATAGCTTTAACTAATCATATTTAAATTCTATCCATCTAACTACAAAATTAAATAGTTTTATCTATactatcaaataaaaaattaaattactctatctaacaaaatatacatatacatatcgATTCGCCACCACACCGCCCCTGTTTCCCACCCGCCACTTCCGATCTCTCCCGTTCCCTCTCTGCTCGCCACGCGCCGCACCAAGCCACATGGCTCctgccacggccgccgccgccgcggtcaCTAGCCTCCTCCCCGCCGCGGCCTCGCGgctcccctcggccgccgccgcctcctcctcctccttcgtgCGGCTCCCGCACCTCTCGACGGCTTGGTCTGGGGCCTCCGTCGCGGCGCCGCGGACGCGCAGGCGGGCGCCCGGCGTCGCCTACGCTACCGCAGCCACCGAAAAGAGCATCTACGACTTCACCGTTAAGGTGGTTGCCTTTTTTTTCCCCCCTTTCGCTAGCCAAGGCCTCGTAATTTATTTTCGCGATAGTTTGCTGTAGCGGATGCGTTAACGTGTGGCGTGCGAGATGCGTGGTATGGTTCGAGCGGGGGTAATGGAAGGATGCGTTGAATTTGTCAGAAATTTGGAAGGTTTTGTATTGTTGCGTGCTGAGGTGTTACTGTATTAGTTGTTGAGGTGGCGTTGTTGGGGTAGGTGAGGACTGTTGCAACCATAGAATGATTGGTAGTATTCTTAATGTTTTGTGGTGCTCTCGATCATGTTTGAAATTAGCCGAATCAGCCATCATAATTGCTGTTGAAGCTTTATTTTGGGAATCAAAAGGGGTACACCATTAACTATCAGGGTTGCAATGTGTTGGAAATTGTAGATGTGCTACGTTTCACGGAATTAGGTTAAGTATTTTGAGGAACTGTTGTTGAGGTAGGTCCAAAGAGTTGTAAACATGGATAGTTCGTTTTAACATATTCATATTTTGTAGTGTTGTTTAAATTGATTGAAATTGGCCAAATCAGGTAACTGCAGTAAAAGGTTAGTATTGCAAATCAGAGTCACATAACATTAGGTATCAAGGGTGCAGTGTGTTGGAAGTTGGAACAATAGGCTGAATGACTCCTGATTTTTCTGGTTTTGGAAGATGAAAGTACATTATGCTTGTTCTCCCATGACCATTCCACATAAAATTTTGTATGGATATAATCGTTTGTTGGGATGGAATAGTAAAAAATTAGTAGATCTGCAAGAACTTGTACAGAACAAACTTTTCTTATCAGACACATGTGTTTTATGGAAATAAGTGCTGCATCTGAGTTAAGCTTTTAGATGACAATGCTGCCGTTTGAAAAATACGTATGCTTATTCACGTGTATGTTCCAATTGTGTGAGCTGGTAACATATTTCAGTTTTTTCTTTGAACTTGATTTAAgcattttaatctttttttgcaTTGTTATGGTGCACGTGAAATTTTAAGGCAAATATTTGAAAGCTAATATTTTGGATGTAGAAAATTCATGTAGTCCTACACTTGTTGAACCTATTTACCATCTATGTGCTAGTACATAGGTAAAAATAGTAGACTGGTTGGTTGCAGACCAATCAGATTGCAGGCAGGATCCAAGTGAGAACAAGTAAAAGGAGAGGGAATATGTTTAGTGGTCAAATATGAACTTCCGTAAAATTAGCAGTGGGGCACTATTActcatgagttttgatgtggtTTTTGTTCTAAGCAACACATAGTTGGGGCTTTTTGGCTGTTTCGTTATATCCGAATTTTGTATTTTCCAGTGCTTTTCTTGCACATTCTTTAATTTGTTTTCATCTTTCATATTGATGCATGAAGGAATAAATGCAccttaaagaaaatgaaatatgtATGCATTTAAGCTTTTGCACCTCAAATAACTCTCCATATTGTGCAGGACATTGATGGAAAAGATGTTCCTCTTAGCAAGTTCAAGGGAAAGGTTTTGCTAATTGTTAATGTTGCTTCTCAATGGTAATTTTCTTGACAAATTGTTCACCTACTACCTAGTATGATAAATTATTCAGTATCTTTTGGGATTTAACTTGGCATTCGTCTGTTATCCCAGTGGGCTGACAACAGCAAACTACACTGAACTATCTCATCTCTATGAGAAGTATAAGACTCAAGGTACGAAATATCTAAATTGAACAATAGCTTGCTTATTTATTAGTTTAGGAAATTTAAATCAGCCACTATtgtttcaaaaaacaaaaacacaagCCACTATAGATTATTTGAAGTTGTTGTACCCTTTCATTAGTGTTTGTGATCCTAACTATACCATTATACATCCAAGGACAATAGTTTAACTATATCATTAATATATTGATGTTTCTTTATACATGTCCATTTATAGGATCATTCAATTATTTGTGACCTTTTCATATTGTATTTAGTGACCTCATTGAGCTAGTGCTCTTCTTTCTAGAGGTCGCCTCAATGCATTTGCAGATTGTCTTGATTACATGTGGAGTTGACCTAAGGTTCCCATAGCCTTTCGTTAGGTCTGAATTATCATCAAGTGAGTAGTTCTCACTTGATATATCTCCCAAGTCCCAATagctattccaaatatcatagTTGTGAGGAGGGTCCTCCCTTACTGAACAGTTAGTTTAGAAGGTCAACTGTTTGATGTGCATTCTCCTctgtaaaaaaaatgttgatgtTTATTGACTCATGGTGTTAAGACTGTTGCATAACCAAAGGCCATATGCAGTCCAGAATACCCTTTCTGTTTCTTTTGTTCTAGTCCTTTAAAACATGTTTCTTGTTTCATATCATTTTGATGCTATTGCTATTACCTTTTTTGTCCTTGTTATGTTTAATCATGCTGTGTATCTGTGCATTTTTTCATAATGCTAGGATTAGTAGCAATGAAATTAGTTCCCATTACCGGCCAGTCTTACCTTGATCATGGCCTCTTTAAACTATGTGGCTACATAAAAGGTTCCATAAGTGATTCCCTTTTGTTATTCTCCCATTCATCTTGACATGCCAGAATGACCTCACCTTGATTGGGGATTTGGGATGCTTCGGATTGGATCAATAAACTTTCCAAAGTCTTTGAGGAAGTGGCCAATAACTGTTAGCCTAATAGGATATATTTAGCAGATAGCTTTTTATCCCCTTTTTCTGCCGAAGTCTCTGGTTGGTATGGTGTGAACATTGATATCAGGAGTCACAGTAAGCTTGACATCATACATCTTGTTGTTTAATACTTTATTTAACATGCAGGGTTTGAGATTCTGGCATTTCCATGCAACCAATTTGGTGCACAAGAACCTGGATCAAATCCACAGATAAAGCAGTTTGCATGTACAAGGTTTAAAGCCGAATTCCCGATTTTTGACAAGGTATGATAGTCGCAGGCAACTCAGTCAGCAATTCATTCTATAGTTTCTCCCAATAACTACTGGCGAACTTTACAACAGGACATGAATGCATGATGCCATCTTTGTGCTTCTTTGTACAATGCCAGGTTGATGTCAATGGACCTAATACAGCCCCTATTTATAAGTTTTTGAAGTCTAGTGCTGGAGGATTTTTGGGTGATTTAGTCAAGTGGAACTTTGAGAAGTTCTTAGTGGACAAAAATGGCAAAGTTGTGGAGAGATATCCACCTACAACTTCACCGTTCCAGATTGAGGTGCGTGAATTTCGTCTGCAACTCATTCTAACACTCTGGCTTTATACATTAAGTTGTTTTGCATACTTGAATTCTTAAAATGAAGATTTTTCCCATACGACTGTAAGGATCAGCTTCGTGGCATGGTCCCAGAAAAGCTATAGAAGCTATCGGAGTATCCTTTGTTGCGTTTTAGTATTAAcaaatacaaaatatttttttgcataATATAATTCATGTTTGAAAAAATAATCAAGACAATACTAAATATAATATAGTAAGATTATAAGTCATAATATTCTTAACCAAATTATGTGATCAATAAGAAATATAAGTGTTGGAGTATTGAAAAAAGAGCGACATATGGTgtcttgctattttttcttataGTTCAAGCTTATAAGAAATGTTTTCAAGCCTTTTAGCGAAGTTCGATTTCAAAATTAACTTTTTTTTGGCATGTGGGTATGTAGGATAGTGGAGCTATCTCTAGCTACAAGCTATGGCAAATAGCGCAACTATTTAGGGTTGTAGTGCTTATAGCTCATATAGCAGAAGATTGGTCCATTGCTTTGCTTTTGAGGTCCAAAACAACTATTGCGCAGCTATAGCTAACTATTTAGGACCTTGATGACACTCGATTAGATTTCTCAAACAAGGTGAGATATCAACTATAAACACACAATTAGGTGCAAACATGGAACCCTTTCAGTTTTTATGCAAGAATCATCATCAAAGATTCTCACATAACTTCTAGTTTTGCTTCTCAATTTACTCTGATGTATAAATTTAAGTTCAATTTCAGTCTATGTTGAGAGTAGTTAAAATGAGAAAAACGATAAATAGaagggaaaaagagaaaaaaaatactattcaCAGTAAActaatcttttgtttcttctaacatatttttgttttaaaGTTGTAATTTTAATGGGTGCTACCATGCTATGGCCCACGACATTCCATAGGTTGCATCGGTTTTTTTAACTTCCAAGTTGATTTGGTGCCTAAACTGAAATGTTTTCATGATTGCACCTTTATATGCTCAAGTTTTCATACGTAACCATAGGAAATCGAATTGTGACCTTTTCAGCTTATCGTATGTAATACTCTCGGAAGAAGCAGGCATGTACTGCATATTTTCTGATGTGTATCTGGTTGAGTGATGGTGGGCTGACCTTTACAATGACCTAGGATACCATGTTATGGAGTGACATTTTATCATGTTCTTAAGTGTAGAGTTTTAatccatgattttttttcatctttttatGCAAATCTTCCACCAGCTTTTGGTGGAAGATACGACATTACGATAAATCACCATTAACACACAAACTTCTTGCTTTctaaaacacacacacacacacagaccCCTAGTCCCTGATCTGCAGACACCAGGCGTCTGGTTTGCTGGCCGAAGCATGAGCATCCACCCAAGGTTAACCATGTCACACTGGACCTTACAACATTAACTCCATAGTCCTACAACAGAGGGTTTCATATGGAGCTTCCAAGTGGCACTAGTAGGTCATAGGGTAGTGCTTGGCAGTGCTGACCGCTAAGCTTGAGCATAGGAAACGAGGTCCTAGATGGCATTTGCTTGTGATACTAGATGATTCACTCAATGCGCAAGCAGCCCTGATCTTGCCACCGTGTAAAAAATTTCATCCGCTGGCCCTGGGACTGTGATTAAAAATGCCAGGCTTAAACTGAATCCCTCTTTGTCAAAAGAAGCCGTACGGTGCTGGCGTTGGTATAAAATATTCTCAAGTTGCAGTAATGGATCACTTTTCACCTTTAGTTGTGTTTTGTGCTGTCATTTTGAAGTGGAAAGCCAGATCTCATCAGTTACCATTCCATTTACCTTAATATTGAATTGATTCactgttttgctttcgacccgtTCTTCTATCATATTTCAGTGCCATTAAGGCAGCTTTGCTAAATGCACTCATCACCTTTGAAATCTTTCGGTTGATTTTGATATAAAAATGCCAACTTTTGTATTTCAATTAGTTACACGTTCCTTGAACCTCTTGTGACTATAATATTCCAAGCCACTtgcttaaaaaaacaaaaaaagagaaagaaatccCAAACCATTTCTGCTGACTTCTGTGTGGTTTTCCTTCTAGCACATTTTGCCCTTCCACACTGCTCACAGCCTTCTTGCTATGAATTTTCTTGCAGAAGGACATCCAGAAACTCGTTGCGGCATAAGTAATTCCAAGTCTCTCTTCAGTTGAGTATCTGTATATAGGCTATATAGGCCTTGTCTTAAGTCGAAAGTTCTAcgtaattatatttttttctgtaATGTATTATTTCTTATCTTGTAAAATAATTCAATGATTATCTATACGTACATATAGATGTAACATGAGACTATATTAGTCTTTAGACTATCAAATATGGAGTTCATTCCCCTAACCCTCTGCTACATTCCGGGCATGGTGCCTGTAAAATGCGTTCCATTCAGCTTTCTTGGCATTATTATATGTTCAGGAGTGCGGCTTCGCCGTCCGTTGATTTGTCGGGAAAGAAAATATTCAGGAGTTCATCTGTCCATGAAGCTCTGCCTGATGGAATAGCTTGTGGGGTTGTCTCTGGCTGCGACCATCCTGAATCCTTGCTTCACCTGTAGCTTGATGACGGTTGCTTTATCGGTGCGCTGTATCTGGAGTCCTGATGGAGTCTGGTCCTGTCCCCGTGCGTTCGAATGGCATTGCTAGTGATGTCGCCGTGCTGCACGCTGTGTTTCGCCAAGCCACTTAGGGGCACCCAATATGGTCTCCTCTGTTTATTTAATCGATGTCCGGCCATTATCTGGCCTAATCCACGACTTAATCTCCACCGAAATCCGACTAGGCCCCTCCACCATGATCTCGTCCACACCAGGCTTACGCCTTGGCCAATTTACTTGATGGCGTTAGCATGAAGACGGGGAATGTGCCCTTTGATCATGATCCTTGAAAAACCAAATAACCGCGAAGGCCcaaagggcctgtttggattgGTGTATTTTGTCGGAAGGTTATACTTCAGTTCATATTTGAACTGAAACATAGAGGTTTCCTAAAGAAAATACTTCTTATCCAAACATTTCCGAGGGGTATCCCGTGGGGAGACAGCTATGGAGATCTTCTCCATGTTAACATCCGGTTTGGGACGCGGGAATTGTTCCCATAGGAACATGCCCTAACATGTGTAATGTGCCTGCCTCCGGTTAGTGGTCAAGATAGAAAAAAGGTCAGGATGATATCAACTGGATCTCTCTGGTAGTAGGCCATGATATCAGGCTTTGCAGTATTCACCAACACCACAATGGTTCGGCATCACTTAATATAGTACTTGATTTCTACCACAGTCGTAGTAAAAAATTGGCGGCAAAAAAAGCATTGACCCCTGAATAAACGCCTGTCAGGTGGCAAAAAATCGACTCCCCTTACCCCCCTCACCCCCTATTTAAACCATCTACCCAGAGCATAGCCTTTCTTCACCCCTACAAGCTAAGGTAGGGATCTCCATATCTAGAGCTATATATCTTTCTACAATCCATAGAAAAGCTGGCACCGATTAGTACATTAAGGTTCTCTAGACCTCCTTGCAATCTCCACAATGCATAGATTACTTGCCCTTGTTACCATCACTGTTGCCGTTGCTAGCTCCAACTATGCTTATCCGGTGGATTCGCACGAAGGCGATCACGCCGCGCTTCTCTCCTTCAAGTCCGGCGTCCGAGGCAACCTGTCCGACTGGGGCACCCTTAGAATGTGCAATTGGACTGGTGTTGCATGTGATTCAAGAGGGCACGTGGTGCACCTTCTTCTCTCCAACTCCAGCCTCACCGGCGTCATCTCCCCGGCTATCGGCAACCTCTCCGCGCTCCAGAGGCTTGAGCTTGACAACAACCATCTCTCCGGCAGCCTCCCGCCGGAGCTTGGCATGTTGTCACAGCTGCTGGAGCTCGACCTTGAAAACAACTTCCTCGAAGGGCCAATCCCAGAAAAGCTTGGCCTTCTGAGAAACATGACCTACCTCTCCCTCCATGGTAACAATCTCACCGGCGACATCCCCGGGGTTATTCTCTACAACTGCTCCTCTTTGACCTACCTTGACCTAGGCAGCAACTCTCTCACTGGTGAAATCCCTATCTGTACACAATGCCGGCTCCCAAACCTAACCCAGCTCATCCTCTTCAAGAACCGCCTCGGCGGCGGCATCCCCCCATCGATATCAAATTTTACAAGTCTCGAGTGGGTGCTTTTGCACAATAATTTCCTGAGTGGCGTGCTGCCATCTCAGATGTTCAATAGGATGCCAGCTCTCTACTACCTCTACTTAAGCCACAACAATTTCTCAAGTGATGGCGGGAACACAAACCTTGAGCCTTTCCTTGCTTCTCTAGTGAACTGCACCAGCTTACATGAGCTTGGAGTGGACTCAAACGAGATTGGAGGCAAGATCCCGCCCATCATTGGCAGCTTGTCAGTCAATCTCTCCGAGCTCTACTTGAATGACAACAGAATCACCGGTACGATTCCTCGCACCATCGGAAACCTTTCCTCGCTGACAGATTTATGCCTGCTCAACAACATGTTGGAGGGCCCAATCCCCTCAGAGATATCGCAGCCACGTTGGCTCAGACGATTAGACCTGTCAAATAACCGGATCAGCGGTGAAATGCCGAAATCCATTGGCGTAGCTCGAAGtttatatatcatcaacatatctCATAATGGTCTTCAAGGAGCGATACCGGAGACCTTGTCCAACCTCACTGAGTTGGGGTACCTTGTTCTTGATCATAACCAGCTCTCAGGCGCCATACCACCTAGGCTTATCTGCAGCATGATCTTGGATCTGTCTTATAACAAATTGACAGGTCAAATTCCTACCAAGATAGCAGGGCTTAGTAGCTTCCAAATCTATCTTAACCTCTCTAACAATCTCTTAGAGGGGCCCCTACCATTACAAATCGGCGACATGGGAATGATCCAGGCTCTTGACCTGTCAGCGAACAAGCTCTCGGGGGCGATACCGGCGCAAATCAAGGGCTGCGTGGAGCTTGAGTATGTCAATCTCTCCAGAAATGTGCTGCATGGCAGCCTTCCTTCTTCCATTTGTGCTTTGCCAAGC from Phragmites australis chromosome 8, lpPhrAust1.1, whole genome shotgun sequence includes:
- the LOC133926378 gene encoding putative glutathione peroxidase 7, chloroplastic; this translates as MAPATAAAAAVTSLLPAAASRLPSAAAASSSSFVRLPHLSTAWSGASVAAPRTRRRAPGVAYATAATEKSIYDFTVKDIDGKDVPLSKFKGKVLLIVNVASQCGLTTANYTELSHLYEKYKTQGFEILAFPCNQFGAQEPGSNPQIKQFACTRFKAEFPIFDKVDVNGPNTAPIYKFLKSSAGGFLGDLVKWNFEKFLVDKNGKVVERYPPTTSPFQIEKDIQKLVAA
- the LOC133926377 gene encoding putative leucine-rich repeat receptor-like serine/threonine-protein kinase At2g24130, yielding MHRLLALVTITVAVASSNYAYPVDSHEGDHAALLSFKSGVRGNLSDWGTLRMCNWTGVACDSRGHVVHLLLSNSSLTGVISPAIGNLSALQRLELDNNHLSGSLPPELGMLSQLLELDLENNFLEGPIPEKLGLLRNMTYLSLHGNNLTGDIPGVILYNCSSLTYLDLGSNSLTGEIPICTQCRLPNLTQLILFKNRLGGGIPPSISNFTSLEWVLLHNNFLSGVLPSQMFNRMPALYYLYLSHNNFSSDGGNTNLEPFLASLVNCTSLHELGVDSNEIGGKIPPIIGSLSVNLSELYLNDNRITGTIPRTIGNLSSLTDLCLLNNMLEGPIPSEISQPRWLRRLDLSNNRISGEMPKSIGVARSLYIINISHNGLQGAIPETLSNLTELGYLVLDHNQLSGAIPPRLICSMILDLSYNKLTGQIPTKIAGLSSFQIYLNLSNNLLEGPLPLQIGDMGMIQALDLSANKLSGAIPAQIKGCVELEYVNLSRNVLHGSLPSSICALPSLHVLDVSFNSLTGVFPQSLQAPSVLRYANFSYNNFSGEVSSEGAFANLTDDSFLGNPGLCGSIPGMARCNGRHVRLLYIVIVVVIAIAIVACLLAMVCVVDHDLMKTRLRLTAPISQLSRFPTGPVNATGEKESEHPRISYRELVDATDGFSEVNLIGKGGYGHVYRGVLYDGTVVAVKVLRQDHAGEVIAGSFERECRVLRSIRHRNLIRVITACSTPDFKAVVLPFMPNGSLESLIHGPPGSGKQATGRCLDLDLLLSIASNVAECMAYVHHHAPVKVVHCDLKPSNVLLDGDMTAIVSDFGISKLVKDARDPEMGDASTSTCNSITRLLQGSVGYIAPEYGLGGRPSTQGDVYSFGVMLLEMISGKRPTDVISEEGHGGLHEWVKNRFLLQHDVDSVVERSPLRDPDPPQSETMEIVVELLELGVACSQLAPSMRPSMDDVAHEIACIRDGTWRKYRVADLKDDDQPRSNKY